Proteins encoded in a region of the Gulosibacter sediminis genome:
- a CDS encoding SDR family NAD(P)-dependent oxidoreductase encodes MARFTDKTVVITGAAGGIGSALALLLRAEGARLVLHDLSPDALAALPAELAASAEVVHVAGDGTDDEVQARIVTAAESLGGVDGFAPAAGIYLEAPLAELSFAQWRQTLSINLDAVFALTSKLLPVLNDNAAIVTFASVAGERGSRGHAHYAASKGAIVAFTRTLALELGSRGIRANAVAPGIIRTRMTNDSVSKHGDEWAAGTPLGRHGEPEEVARAVAFLLSPDSSFITGVQLDINGGLYMA; translated from the coding sequence GTGGCACGCTTCACCGACAAAACCGTCGTCATCACCGGCGCCGCGGGCGGCATCGGCTCGGCCCTCGCGCTCCTGCTGCGGGCCGAGGGTGCGCGGCTCGTGCTGCACGACCTCTCCCCCGACGCGCTCGCCGCGCTGCCGGCCGAGCTCGCCGCATCCGCCGAGGTCGTGCATGTCGCGGGCGACGGCACCGACGACGAGGTGCAGGCGCGCATCGTCACGGCGGCCGAGTCGCTCGGCGGGGTCGACGGCTTCGCGCCCGCCGCGGGCATCTACCTCGAGGCACCCCTCGCCGAGCTCAGCTTCGCGCAGTGGCGGCAGACGCTGTCGATCAACCTCGACGCGGTGTTCGCGCTCACGAGCAAGCTGCTGCCGGTGCTCAACGACAACGCGGCAATCGTGACGTTCGCCTCGGTCGCCGGCGAGCGCGGCTCGCGGGGCCACGCCCATTACGCCGCGTCGAAGGGCGCGATCGTCGCGTTCACCCGCACGCTCGCGCTCGAGCTCGGCTCACGCGGCATCCGCGCAAACGCCGTGGCGCCGGGCATCATCCGCACCCGCATGACCAACGACTCGGTGTCGAAGCACGGCGATGAGTGGGCCGCGGGCACGCCGCTCGGCCGCCACGGCGAGCCCGAGGAGGTCGCCCGCGCGGTCGCGTTCCTACTCTCCCCCGACTCCTCCTTCATCACGGGCGTGCAGCTCGACATCAACGGCGGCCTCTACATGGCGTAA
- a CDS encoding SDR family NAD(P)-dependent oxidoreductase — MTEPDQILAITGGASGIGFATATHWLRDPARRVVLLDLNQSTLDEAVAQLGDSARGIVVDVTSRESVDAAFADIATTEGVLHGLVNSAGVARPRPTAELSDEDWSFLISVHLDGTMRASRAAYPLLCAGRGAIVNLTSVASKVGMPQRASYNAVKHGIDGFTKTIAVEWARDGIRANSVGPGYVDTPFNRKLEAEGRLNTERISRRIPMRRFADPAEIAAPIVFLLGAEASYISGHNLMVDAAMTVAGEWYEEA; from the coding sequence GTGACCGAGCCCGACCAGATTCTCGCTATTACCGGCGGCGCCAGCGGCATCGGCTTTGCCACCGCGACGCACTGGCTGCGCGACCCCGCGCGCCGCGTGGTGCTGCTCGACCTGAACCAATCCACCCTGGACGAGGCGGTCGCACAGCTCGGCGACAGCGCGCGGGGCATCGTCGTCGACGTGACCTCGCGCGAGAGCGTCGATGCGGCGTTTGCCGACATCGCGACGACCGAGGGCGTGCTGCACGGCCTCGTGAACAGCGCGGGCGTCGCCCGGCCCCGCCCCACCGCCGAGCTCAGCGACGAGGACTGGAGCTTCCTCATCAGCGTGCACCTTGACGGCACGATGCGCGCCTCCCGCGCCGCCTATCCGCTGCTGTGTGCTGGCCGGGGCGCGATCGTTAACCTCACCTCGGTCGCGAGCAAGGTGGGCATGCCCCAGCGCGCGAGCTACAACGCAGTGAAGCACGGCATCGATGGGTTCACGAAGACCATCGCGGTCGAGTGGGCGCGCGACGGCATCCGGGCGAACTCGGTCGGACCGGGCTACGTCGACACCCCGTTCAACCGCAAGCTCGAGGCCGAGGGGCGCCTCAACACCGAGCGCATCAGCCGGCGCATCCCGATGCGGCGCTTCGCTGACCCGGCCGAAATCGCGGCGCCCATCGTCTTCCTGCTCGGCGCCGAGGCGAGCTACATCAGTGGCCACAACCTCATGGTCGACGCCGCGATGACCGTCGCTGGCGAGTGGTACGAGGAGGCGTAA
- a CDS encoding GntR family transcriptional regulator, producing the protein MRTSDTSGSEGITDALRTLILTGELAPGERIRQEELAERFETSRMPVRVALKQLEAEELVLLRPNAGAWVSSIDPEDFVQTYQLREVLEPFAIRASLPKLTNDHRERIHELAAATAEVTGRSDVVEEFTRRDREFHLATFAGVREESLYERVVQLWNKTQRYRRITVPRFTDADNVATHADHQLICYYIDHNDAESLGEVLRLHIRRTRILGEASIEALGEG; encoded by the coding sequence GTGAGGACCAGCGACACCAGCGGTAGCGAGGGCATCACCGACGCGCTACGCACGCTCATTCTCACGGGCGAGCTCGCACCGGGGGAGCGCATCCGGCAGGAGGAACTCGCCGAGCGCTTCGAGACCAGCCGCATGCCGGTGCGCGTCGCGCTCAAGCAGCTCGAGGCGGAGGAGCTCGTGCTGCTCCGGCCCAACGCGGGTGCCTGGGTGAGCAGCATCGACCCCGAGGACTTCGTGCAGACGTACCAGCTGCGCGAGGTGCTCGAGCCCTTCGCGATCCGTGCCAGCTTGCCGAAGTTGACCAATGACCACCGCGAGCGCATCCACGAGTTGGCGGCGGCCACGGCCGAGGTGACGGGTCGCTCGGATGTGGTGGAGGAGTTCACGCGGCGCGACCGTGAGTTCCACCTCGCGACCTTCGCCGGCGTGCGCGAGGAGTCGCTCTACGAGCGCGTCGTGCAGCTGTGGAACAAGACCCAGCGCTATCGCCGCATTACGGTGCCGCGCTTCACCGACGCCGACAACGTCGCAACGCACGCCGACCACCAGCTCATTTGCTACTACATCGACCACAACGATGCCGAGTCGCTCGGCGAGGTGCTGCGCCTGCACATTCGCCGCACGCGCATCCTCGGCGAGGCGAGCATCGAGGCACTCGGCGAGGGGTAG
- a CDS encoding iron-containing alcohol dehydrogenase: MTSAPWWPNPVSDSIFLAPAAVVGGAGSARRLPETLRKHSSYEGGTVLLAIDDAVAGAGLIDPIEAGLREGGIDVLVRGGFGAEPTAEVVDEVAQAARDAGATAVIGVGGGSVLDSSKLIALMLRQGGTSADWVGPVADELALAPLVLVPTTVGTGSEATNIAMVTIDGAKRASVCSSYVPEVAVLDPELVSSLPNKVIAATGMDALAHAVEALMSSKASMLSAHASFHTMELLVANLEAAYNGDAEALARTQWASHLGGQALNAGVVVGHSIAYSFAHVTPMPHGVSCALALPYCIAYNQHLEPRLAERIALALTNGASTSLRDAADAVQQLARRMSLPTTLGEARIEADQVDELARYCNAEYQRPTNPEAMDEPRLRALFAAVETGDLDAAFAATAN, from the coding sequence ATGACGTCCGCACCCTGGTGGCCGAATCCGGTTTCCGACTCGATCTTCCTTGCCCCCGCCGCCGTCGTTGGCGGCGCCGGCAGCGCCCGACGCCTGCCCGAGACGCTCCGCAAGCACTCGAGCTACGAGGGCGGCACCGTCCTGCTCGCGATCGACGACGCGGTGGCTGGCGCCGGCCTCATCGACCCGATCGAAGCGGGCCTGCGCGAGGGCGGCATCGACGTGCTCGTGCGCGGTGGTTTCGGCGCCGAGCCCACGGCCGAGGTCGTCGATGAGGTCGCACAGGCTGCCCGCGACGCCGGGGCCACCGCAGTCATCGGGGTCGGCGGCGGCTCGGTGCTCGACTCGTCGAAGCTCATCGCGCTCATGCTGCGCCAGGGCGGCACGAGCGCCGACTGGGTCGGCCCCGTTGCCGACGAGCTCGCTCTCGCCCCGCTTGTGCTCGTGCCCACCACGGTCGGCACCGGATCCGAGGCGACGAACATCGCCATGGTCACGATCGACGGCGCCAAGCGCGCCTCGGTCTGCAGCAGCTACGTGCCCGAGGTTGCGGTGCTCGACCCCGAGCTCGTCAGCAGCCTGCCGAACAAGGTGATCGCGGCCACGGGCATGGACGCGCTCGCGCACGCCGTCGAGGCACTCATGTCGTCGAAGGCGTCGATGCTCTCGGCCCACGCCTCCTTCCACACCATGGAGCTGCTCGTCGCGAACCTCGAGGCCGCCTACAACGGCGACGCCGAGGCGCTCGCCCGCACCCAGTGGGCTTCGCACCTCGGCGGGCAGGCGCTCAACGCGGGCGTCGTCGTCGGGCACTCGATCGCCTACTCGTTCGCACACGTCACCCCAATGCCGCACGGCGTCTCGTGCGCCCTCGCGCTGCCGTACTGCATCGCGTATAACCAACACCTCGAGCCCCGCCTCGCCGAGCGCATCGCGCTCGCGCTCACGAACGGCGCGAGCACCTCGCTCCGCGACGCCGCCGACGCCGTGCAGCAGCTCGCGCGGCGCATGAGCCTGCCGACGACCCTCGGCGAGGCGCGCATCGAGGCCGATCAGGTCGACGAGCTCGCCCGCTACTGCAATGCCGAATACCAGCGGCCCACCAACCCCGAGGCGATGGACGAGCCGCGCCTGCGCGCGCTCTTCGCCGCCGTCGAAACCGGCGACCTCGACGCGGCCTTCGCCGCCACCGCCAACTGA
- a CDS encoding aldehyde dehydrogenase family protein, translating to MQFGHLKNLIGGEFVDASAGGTLEVTNPATAGDVVGSVPAMTADELPAVFEAARAGAAEWRRANGLTRGAVLLRTAALIREHATELRDLIVAELGKTVADATGEVGKTAEFFEYYGGMGRDEFGGLLADGRPNTFAARVQEPLGVVVLVTPWNDPLLTPARKLGPALISGNAVVIKPASATPLILLKLAALFHEAGLPAGVLNTVTGRGRDLGDALFDDDSIRAVSFTGSTAVGLELQRKLAGRGIRVQTEMGGKNAAVVLADADLDLAIPTIAAGAYGQAGQRCTATSRLIVQREVAAEVRERLADYVRGINVAPGTAEGVAMGPVVDEGAQQEIRGHVERAVAEGATVVARTELTGAAAEAGAFVEPTLLDVTREHDIWRTEVFGPVVGMLEVDSFEEAVEAVNDSSYGLSAAIFTQNLGSAMQFVAQVDTGQVSVNQPTSGWDIHHPFGGFKDSGSGYKEQGEVALEFYTRTKAVAIRTH from the coding sequence ATGCAGTTTGGACACCTGAAGAACCTCATCGGCGGCGAGTTCGTCGACGCGAGCGCGGGCGGCACCCTCGAGGTGACGAACCCCGCCACCGCGGGCGACGTCGTCGGCAGCGTGCCGGCCATGACGGCCGACGAGCTGCCTGCCGTGTTCGAGGCGGCCCGCGCGGGCGCGGCCGAGTGGCGCCGCGCGAACGGCCTCACCCGCGGCGCCGTGCTGCTGCGCACCGCGGCGCTGATCCGCGAGCACGCGACCGAGCTGCGCGACCTCATCGTCGCCGAGCTCGGCAAGACCGTCGCCGACGCAACCGGCGAGGTCGGCAAGACCGCCGAGTTCTTCGAGTACTACGGCGGAATGGGGCGCGACGAGTTCGGCGGCCTCCTCGCCGACGGCCGCCCGAACACCTTCGCCGCGCGCGTGCAGGAGCCGCTCGGCGTCGTCGTGCTCGTCACGCCGTGGAACGACCCGCTGCTCACCCCGGCCCGCAAGCTCGGCCCGGCGCTCATCTCGGGCAACGCGGTCGTGATCAAACCCGCGTCGGCGACCCCGCTCATCCTGCTCAAGCTCGCCGCCCTCTTCCACGAGGCCGGCCTGCCCGCCGGCGTGCTCAACACCGTCACGGGTCGCGGCCGCGACCTCGGCGACGCGCTCTTCGACGACGACTCGATTCGCGCCGTGTCGTTCACCGGCTCGACCGCCGTCGGCCTCGAGCTGCAGCGCAAGCTCGCGGGCCGCGGCATCCGCGTGCAGACCGAGATGGGCGGCAAGAACGCCGCGGTCGTGCTCGCCGACGCCGACCTCGACCTCGCGATTCCGACCATCGCCGCGGGTGCCTACGGCCAGGCTGGCCAGCGCTGCACCGCGACGAGCCGTCTCATCGTGCAGCGCGAAGTCGCCGCCGAGGTGCGCGAGCGACTCGCCGACTACGTGCGCGGCATCAACGTCGCGCCGGGCACCGCCGAGGGCGTCGCGATGGGCCCCGTCGTCGACGAGGGCGCGCAGCAGGAGATTCGCGGCCATGTCGAGCGCGCGGTCGCCGAGGGCGCGACCGTCGTGGCCCGCACTGAGCTCACGGGCGCGGCCGCTGAGGCCGGTGCCTTCGTCGAGCCAACGCTGCTCGACGTCACGCGCGAGCACGATATCTGGCGCACCGAGGTGTTCGGCCCGGTCGTCGGGATGCTCGAGGTCGACAGCTTCGAGGAGGCGGTCGAGGCCGTGAATGACTCGAGCTACGGCCTCTCGGCCGCGATCTTTACGCAGAACCTCGGCTCTGCGATGCAGTTTGTCGCGCAGGTCGACACCGGCCAAGTGTCGGTCAACCAGCCCACGAGCGGCTGGGACATCCACCACCCCTTCGGCGGGTTCAAGGACTCGGGCTCGGGCTACAAGGAACAGGGCGAGGTCGCCCTCGAGTTCTACACCCGCACCAAGGCCGTTGCGATTCGCACGCACTAG
- a CDS encoding SDR family NAD(P)-dependent oxidoreductase, translated as MSLHDRFSLAGKTALVTGGSRGLGKAMARGLVDAGARVVVVARSADAVAATADELGAIGIAADVTAAPAQLLDDAEAALGAPLDIVLHAAGVQHRQAAEHFDPEQWERLLRINLTAPFALSQELGRRQLERGAGGSHIFIGSLTSTISMPQISAYTATKSGVYGVARSLSSEWSGRGIRANAIAPGYFRTELTEAVFTDEQRYAEMLARIPMGRFGDPEELAGAAVFLASDAASYLTGQLITVDGGWTAA; from the coding sequence ATGTCACTTCACGACCGTTTCTCGCTCGCGGGCAAGACCGCCCTCGTGACCGGCGGTAGTCGCGGGCTCGGCAAGGCGATGGCCCGTGGCCTCGTCGACGCCGGCGCGCGCGTCGTCGTCGTGGCGCGCTCGGCGGATGCGGTGGCCGCGACCGCCGACGAGCTCGGCGCGATCGGTATCGCGGCCGACGTCACCGCTGCCCCCGCGCAGCTGCTCGATGACGCCGAGGCCGCCCTCGGCGCGCCGCTCGACATCGTGCTCCACGCCGCCGGCGTGCAGCACCGCCAGGCCGCCGAGCACTTCGACCCCGAGCAGTGGGAGCGCCTGCTGCGCATCAACCTCACGGCGCCGTTCGCGCTGAGCCAGGAGCTCGGGCGCCGCCAGCTCGAGCGCGGCGCGGGCGGCTCGCACATCTTCATCGGCTCGCTCACGAGCACGATCTCGATGCCGCAGATCTCGGCATACACCGCGACAAAGTCCGGCGTCTATGGCGTCGCCCGCAGCCTCTCCTCTGAGTGGTCGGGCCGCGGTATCCGCGCGAACGCGATCGCGCCCGGCTACTTCCGGACCGAGCTCACCGAGGCCGTGTTCACCGACGAGCAGCGCTACGCAGAAATGCTCGCACGCATCCCGATGGGCCGCTTCGGCGACCCGGAGGAGCTCGCTGGCGCCGCCGTGTTCCTTGCTTCCGACGCCGCCTCGTATCTGACGGGGCAGCTCATCACCGTCGACGGCGGCTGGACCGCCGCCTAA
- a CDS encoding ABC transporter substrate-binding protein has translation MNPLHASFDRRSLFRFGGAAAVAVAAGSSLAACSAPGTTEEVLRLGVMMPMSGTNALLGQASWEGVEMAVADRNERGGVAGKRVEVVLADVPDVNAATSEARRLVFNNNIKLGLGTYSSSLSTAASEVFARTGNSFVELGAVAAGITDRGYPRVYRINPASTKQTEQALKFTAEVLAPQLGKKPADLKLMMVHEDSNYGQSVTASADTNADALGMSFADHEAYSAKQTDLSSTVARIKQAVPDVILAVSYASDAVLLGRQMRDAGVKVGAFIGIGGGYTLQEFGDALGSAAEGVYDCDFPQPRLSPDAAPELAGFLERYEKKYNKFPSSGYPQGNYAGTSYVLDILELTGGSDDPDVFHEAALKYEAPNSQSVNTWGYKMGPNNQNERSEDYIMQWQDNELVTVFPTEVAVSEPKHTSPFGQ, from the coding sequence ATGAATCCACTGCATGCAAGTTTCGATCGGCGAAGCCTGTTCCGCTTCGGCGGCGCGGCCGCCGTCGCCGTCGCGGCGGGCAGCTCGCTCGCGGCCTGTTCGGCGCCCGGCACGACCGAGGAGGTGCTTCGCCTCGGCGTCATGATGCCGATGTCGGGCACGAATGCGCTCCTCGGCCAGGCCTCTTGGGAGGGCGTCGAGATGGCGGTCGCCGACCGCAACGAACGCGGCGGCGTCGCCGGCAAGCGCGTCGAAGTCGTACTCGCCGACGTGCCCGACGTCAACGCCGCGACCTCCGAGGCCCGCCGTCTCGTATTCAACAACAACATCAAGCTCGGCCTCGGCACCTACAGCTCGTCGCTGTCGACCGCGGCAAGCGAGGTCTTCGCCCGCACCGGCAACAGCTTCGTCGAGCTCGGCGCGGTCGCGGCCGGCATCACCGACCGCGGCTACCCGCGCGTCTACCGCATCAACCCGGCCTCGACGAAGCAGACCGAGCAGGCGCTGAAGTTCACCGCCGAAGTGCTCGCGCCGCAGCTCGGCAAGAAGCCGGCCGACCTCAAGCTCATGATGGTGCACGAGGACTCGAACTACGGCCAGTCGGTCACGGCGAGCGCCGACACGAACGCCGACGCGCTCGGCATGTCGTTCGCCGACCACGAGGCCTACTCGGCAAAGCAGACCGACCTCTCGTCGACCGTTGCGCGCATCAAGCAGGCCGTGCCCGACGTCATCCTTGCCGTGTCCTATGCCTCCGACGCCGTGCTGCTCGGCCGCCAGATGCGCGACGCCGGCGTCAAGGTTGGCGCGTTCATCGGCATCGGCGGCGGCTACACGCTGCAGGAGTTCGGGGATGCGCTCGGCTCGGCCGCCGAGGGCGTCTACGACTGCGACTTCCCGCAGCCGCGCCTCAGCCCGGACGCCGCGCCCGAGCTTGCGGGCTTCCTCGAGCGCTACGAGAAGAAGTACAACAAGTTCCCGAGCTCGGGCTACCCGCAGGGTAACTACGCGGGCACCTCGTACGTGCTCGACATCCTCGAGCTCACCGGCGGCAGCGACGACCCCGATGTCTTCCATGAGGCGGCCCTGAAGTACGAGGCGCCGAACAGCCAGAGCGTCAACACCTGGGGCTACAAGATGGGCCCGAACAACCAGAACGAGCGCTCCGAGGACTACATCATGCAGTGGCAGGACAACGAGCTCGTCACGGTGTTCCCGACCGAGGTCGCCGTCTCCGAGCCCAAGCACACCAGCCCGTTCGGACAGTGA
- a CDS encoding branched-chain amino acid ABC transporter permease, whose translation MTFLIQALVAGLLLGGVYALVAVGLNIIFGVVKITNFAHGELVMIAMYFTWFLYTSWSVNPYVSLLIVTPIMFISGVLLQKFILEPMQDSSANMKIFVTLGLSVFLQNFALFLFGGQFRTVTVGWAEQSITVGGVSATYGRVIAFVVAILLVVALFWMMKRTMLGKALGAIAEDRDTARMLGIPVKRYYMVAMGLGAALTGIAGVLIIPFQAAYPLVGAHYTLMAFVVVVLGGLGNMTGALIGGLFLGVIETLTGTYIDPALQQVAVFAVFIVVLIVRPQGIFGGSARNAEVGLK comes from the coding sequence ATGACATTCCTCATTCAAGCCCTCGTCGCCGGGCTCCTGCTCGGCGGGGTCTACGCGCTCGTCGCAGTCGGCCTCAACATCATCTTCGGCGTCGTGAAGATCACGAACTTCGCGCACGGTGAGCTCGTGATGATCGCGATGTACTTCACCTGGTTCCTCTACACCTCGTGGAGCGTCAACCCGTACGTGTCGCTGCTCATCGTCACGCCCATCATGTTCATCTCGGGCGTGCTGTTGCAGAAGTTCATCCTCGAACCGATGCAGGACTCCTCGGCGAACATGAAAATCTTCGTCACGCTCGGGCTCTCGGTGTTCCTGCAGAACTTCGCGCTGTTCCTCTTCGGCGGCCAGTTCCGCACCGTCACAGTGGGCTGGGCCGAGCAGTCGATCACGGTCGGCGGCGTCAGCGCCACCTACGGCCGCGTCATCGCCTTCGTCGTCGCGATCCTGCTTGTCGTCGCGCTGTTCTGGATGATGAAGCGCACGATGCTCGGCAAGGCGCTCGGCGCGATTGCCGAGGACCGCGACACGGCCCGGATGCTCGGCATCCCGGTCAAGCGCTACTACATGGTTGCGATGGGCCTCGGCGCCGCCCTCACCGGCATCGCCGGCGTGCTCATCATCCCGTTCCAGGCCGCGTACCCGCTCGTCGGCGCGCACTACACGCTCATGGCGTTCGTCGTCGTCGTGCTCGGCGGCCTCGGCAACATGACCGGCGCGCTCATCGGCGGTCTGTTCCTCGGCGTCATCGAAACCCTCACCGGAACGTACATCGACCCGGCGCTGCAACAGGTCGCAGTGTTCGCCGTCTTCATCGTCGTGCTGATCGTGCGCCCCCAGGGCATCTTCGGTGGCTCGGCCCGCAACGCAGAAGTGGGGCTCAAGTAA
- a CDS encoding branched-chain amino acid ABC transporter permease → MSNRNILGLGIAGLVALLLPLVVHDQYVLHIAVITFIYVGVTVAWNLMAIGGTLSLGHAAFFGVGAYTVAILYVNLGVNPWVGILAAMVMAAAASMVLAVPLLRLRGPFFTLSSLAFVEVLRLLAIWAVPLTNGSVGITTPPDQGFAFISFENRQPYYFIVLAMVIVVVAFSVWLYNSRIGYHLRAMKTDEEAIRALGVHTNGLKVGTLAVSAAITGAFGAFAALYLFVIEPETQFSMTLYSVQPALNGIIGGMGTIVGPIIGAVLMTPLGEWLRTSFSGVQGLNFMIYGVALIVIVRLMPGGLVDGWKKLRGWMRRGANSNKKDGE, encoded by the coding sequence ATGTCGAACCGCAATATTCTCGGCCTGGGCATCGCCGGCCTCGTCGCGCTGCTGCTGCCCCTTGTCGTGCACGACCAGTACGTGCTCCACATCGCCGTCATCACCTTTATCTACGTCGGCGTCACCGTCGCGTGGAACCTCATGGCGATCGGCGGCACCCTCTCGCTCGGCCACGCCGCGTTCTTCGGCGTGGGCGCCTACACCGTCGCGATTCTCTACGTGAACCTCGGCGTCAACCCGTGGGTCGGCATCCTTGCCGCCATGGTCATGGCTGCCGCCGCGTCGATGGTGCTCGCGGTGCCGCTCCTGCGCCTGCGCGGGCCGTTCTTCACCCTCTCGTCGCTCGCGTTCGTCGAGGTGCTGCGCCTGCTCGCGATCTGGGCGGTGCCGCTCACGAACGGTTCGGTCGGCATCACGACCCCGCCCGACCAGGGCTTCGCCTTCATCTCCTTCGAGAATCGGCAGCCGTACTACTTCATCGTGCTCGCCATGGTGATTGTCGTCGTCGCGTTCTCGGTCTGGCTCTACAACTCGCGCATCGGCTATCACCTGCGCGCGATGAAGACCGACGAAGAGGCGATCCGTGCACTCGGCGTGCACACGAACGGCCTCAAGGTGGGCACGCTCGCCGTCTCGGCGGCGATCACCGGCGCGTTCGGCGCGTTTGCGGCCCTCTACCTGTTCGTGATCGAACCCGAAACCCAGTTCTCGATGACGCTCTACTCGGTGCAGCCGGCGCTGAACGGCATCATCGGTGGCATGGGCACGATCGTCGGCCCGATCATCGGTGCGGTGCTGATGACACCGCTCGGTGAATGGCTGCGCACCTCGTTCTCGGGTGTGCAGGGCCTCAACTTCATGATCTACGGCGTCGCGCTCATCGTCATCGTGCGCCTCATGCCCGGCGGCCTCGTCGACGGCTGGAAGAAGCTGCGCGGCTGGATGCGCCGGGGCGCGAACTCGAACAAGAAGGACGGTGAGTAG
- a CDS encoding ABC transporter ATP-binding protein, with amino-acid sequence MANDTLLKVSNVSKRFGGVQAVNDVSLELGSDEIIGIIGPNGAGKTSFFNLISGLFPADSGTIEFDGKDITKTDLPTRARSGIGRTFQVVRPFSGMTVVENVMVPVLINHPRPSVARTKAMELLDDLGIADIAERPTESLTLAMRKRVEVAKALGTEPKLLLLDEVLAGLNSREVIEVLPFVTRVRDRGVAILMIEHIVAAVMEVSDQMMVLNNGQVLAAGDPQDVITDPKVIEAYLGTKHTDDTIASNIISEAEQRGSQSNA; translated from the coding sequence ATGGCGAATGACACTCTGCTCAAGGTGAGCAACGTCAGCAAGCGCTTTGGCGGCGTGCAGGCGGTCAACGACGTCTCGCTCGAGCTCGGCAGCGACGAGATCATCGGCATCATCGGGCCGAACGGCGCGGGCAAGACCTCGTTCTTCAACCTCATCTCGGGGCTGTTCCCCGCGGACTCGGGCACGATCGAGTTCGACGGCAAGGACATCACGAAGACCGACCTGCCCACCCGCGCCCGCAGCGGCATCGGCCGCACGTTCCAGGTCGTGCGACCGTTCTCGGGCATGACCGTCGTCGAGAACGTCATGGTGCCGGTGCTGATCAACCATCCCCGCCCATCCGTCGCCCGAACTAAGGCGATGGAATTGCTCGACGACCTCGGCATCGCCGACATCGCCGAGCGGCCCACCGAGTCGCTCACCCTCGCGATGCGCAAGCGCGTCGAGGTGGCGAAGGCGCTCGGCACCGAGCCGAAGCTGCTGCTGCTCGACGAGGTGCTCGCCGGCCTGAACAGCCGCGAGGTCATCGAGGTGCTGCCGTTCGTCACGCGGGTGCGCGACCGCGGCGTCGCGATTCTCATGATCGAGCACATCGTCGCGGCAGTCATGGAGGTCTCCGACCAGATGATGGTGCTCAACAACGGCCAGGTGCTCGCCGCGGGCGACCCGCAGGACGTCATCACCGACCCAAAGGTGATCGAGGCGTACCTCGGCACGAAGCACACCGACGACACCATCGCGAGCAACATCATCTCGGAAGCCGAGCAGCGAGGGAGCCAATCCAATGCTTGA
- a CDS encoding ABC transporter ATP-binding protein, producing the protein MLEVQHISAFYGDAQAIEDVSLTLPDSGITAFLGPNAAGKSTTLRVISGLLKAATGKIIFNGEDITNAPVKRRVELGIVQVPEGRKLFGSMSVEDNLLLGGFVSRGDGNAQSRLDEVYHHFPRLLERRKQEAGLLSGGEQQMVAIGRGLMANPKVLMIDEMSLGLAPVIVEQMFALVREIATADMTVLLVEQHVQNALEVSEHGTIIEGGQSRLSGTARELLDSDVVRESYFGN; encoded by the coding sequence ATGCTTGAGGTTCAGCACATCAGCGCCTTCTACGGCGACGCCCAGGCCATCGAAGACGTGTCGTTGACGCTGCCCGACAGCGGCATCACCGCCTTCCTCGGCCCAAACGCGGCCGGCAAGTCGACGACGCTGCGGGTTATCTCGGGCCTGCTCAAGGCGGCGACCGGCAAGATCATCTTCAACGGTGAGGACATCACGAACGCGCCGGTGAAGCGCCGCGTCGAACTCGGCATCGTGCAGGTGCCCGAGGGGCGCAAGCTCTTCGGGTCGATGTCGGTCGAAGACAACCTGCTGCTCGGCGGCTTCGTCAGCCGCGGGGACGGCAACGCCCAGTCGCGGCTCGACGAGGTCTACCACCACTTCCCGCGTCTGCTCGAGCGGCGCAAGCAAGAGGCCGGGCTGCTCTCGGGCGGTGAGCAGCAGATGGTCGCCATCGGCCGCGGGCTCATGGCGAACCCGAAGGTGCTCATGATTGACGAGATGTCACTCGGCCTTGCCCCGGTGATCGTCGAGCAGATGTTCGCGCTCGTGCGCGAGATCGCGACTGCCGACATGACGGTGCTGCTGGTCGAGCAGCACGTGCAGAACGCGCTCGAGGTTTCCGAACACGGCACCATCATCGAGGGCGGGCAGTCGCGCCTCAGCGGCACAGCGCGCGAGTTGCTCGACAGCGACGTGGTGCGAGAGTCGTACTTTGGCAACTGA